A genomic window from Pseudonocardia broussonetiae includes:
- a CDS encoding DUF6542 domain-containing protein, giving the protein MTAAPARTVDVAERGAGGRWPVPDRSVIATVLGVPPLAAVGLAAALTLLGVVADLFRIGTLGAVFTVCYLGGCVLSVAWVRRRSLFAPMVSPPLLLAIAVPVVVLLAGSPRPGTGISERLITIGAPLVNSFPIMAWTTAAVLALGVGRILAQRAAVEAARPAEGKRSAGGRRGTVRATAASVKAGAKAASAKRATGAARAATRRSASPPPS; this is encoded by the coding sequence GTGACCGCCGCTCCCGCCCGCACCGTCGACGTGGCCGAGCGCGGCGCCGGCGGCCGCTGGCCGGTGCCGGACCGCTCGGTGATCGCCACCGTGCTCGGCGTGCCCCCACTGGCCGCCGTCGGGCTCGCGGCCGCGCTCACGCTGCTGGGCGTCGTCGCCGACCTGTTCCGGATCGGCACGCTCGGTGCCGTGTTCACGGTCTGCTACCTCGGCGGGTGCGTCCTGTCGGTGGCGTGGGTGCGCCGGCGCAGCCTGTTCGCGCCGATGGTGTCGCCGCCGCTGCTGCTCGCGATCGCGGTGCCGGTGGTCGTGCTGCTCGCCGGCTCGCCGCGCCCGGGCACCGGCATCTCCGAGCGGCTCATCACGATCGGTGCGCCGCTCGTCAACAGCTTCCCGATCATGGCCTGGACCACCGCCGCCGTGCTCGCGCTGGGCGTCGGGCGGATCCTGGCCCAGCGCGCGGCCGTCGAGGCCGCGCGCCCGGCCGAGGGCAAGCGCAGCGCGGGCGGGCGCCGCGGCACGGTGCGGGCCACGGCCGCGAGCGTGAAGGCGGGGGCGAAGGCCGCTAGCGCGAAGCGCGCGACGGGCGCAGCTCGCGCGGCAACGAGAAGGTCAGCGTCTCCTCCGCCGTCGTGA
- a CDS encoding 4-hydroxy-3-methylbut-2-enyl diphosphate reductase has product MSGTAKRVLLAKPRGYCAGVDRAVEAVELALEQHGAPVYVRKQIVHNRHVVETLEARGAIFVDETDEVPTGALVVFSAHGVSPAVHAQAAERELRTIDATCPLVTKVHHEAKRFAREDYDILLVGHHGHEEVEGTAGEAPQHIQLVETAEDVANVTVRDPDKVIWLSQTTLSVDETMDTVRALRERFPSLQNPPSDDICYATQNRQVAVKAMAARCDLVLVVGSTNSSNSVRLVEVALQAGAGASYLIDYAREIDDAWLDGVETVGVTSGASVPEVLVRGVLDKLAEHGFGSVEEITTAEETLTFSLPRELRPSRASR; this is encoded by the coding sequence ATGTCCGGAACCGCGAAGCGCGTCCTGCTCGCCAAGCCGCGCGGCTACTGCGCCGGCGTCGACCGCGCCGTCGAGGCCGTGGAGCTCGCCCTGGAACAGCACGGCGCGCCGGTGTACGTCCGCAAGCAGATCGTGCACAACCGTCACGTCGTCGAGACCCTGGAGGCCCGCGGCGCGATCTTCGTCGACGAGACCGACGAGGTCCCCACCGGCGCTCTCGTCGTGTTCTCCGCGCACGGCGTCTCGCCCGCGGTGCACGCCCAGGCCGCCGAGCGCGAGCTCCGCACGATCGACGCCACCTGCCCGCTGGTCACGAAGGTGCACCACGAGGCGAAGCGCTTCGCCCGCGAGGACTACGACATCCTGCTGGTCGGGCACCACGGCCACGAGGAGGTCGAGGGCACCGCGGGCGAGGCGCCGCAGCACATCCAGCTCGTCGAGACCGCCGAGGACGTCGCGAACGTGACCGTCCGCGACCCCGACAAGGTCATCTGGCTCTCCCAGACCACGCTGTCGGTCGACGAGACGATGGACACCGTCCGCGCGCTGCGCGAGCGCTTCCCGTCGCTGCAGAACCCGCCGAGCGACGACATCTGCTACGCCACGCAGAACCGCCAGGTCGCGGTGAAGGCGATGGCCGCGCGGTGCGACCTCGTGCTCGTCGTCGGCTCGACCAACTCGTCGAACTCGGTGCGGCTGGTCGAGGTGGCGCTGCAGGCGGGCGCCGGGGCGTCGTACCTGATCGACTACGCCCGGGAGATCGACGACGCCTGGCTCGACGGCGTCGAGACCGTGGGCGTCACCAGCGGGGCGTCGGTGCCCGAGGTGCTGGTGCGCGGCGTCCTCGACAAGCTCGCCGAGCACGGATTCGGCTCCGTCGAGGAGATCACGACGGCGGAGGAGACGCTGACCTTCTCGTTGCCGCGCGAGCTGCGCCCGTCGCGCGCTTCGCGCTAG
- a CDS encoding lipid droplet-associated protein, which produces MKPLPLPVRLAAGIVALAVEQARDLPRLVVEFPVTAVSQALQASMRVQQKVTEVAIKGDRALGALRPVEEKPSWATFDEDEPRTNGSVTELRRGGRPAAAPRTRPPGVRVTEPPAGPPTRPAGTRVTEPPAPGTVPPAATSPAAEKSATAKPATAEPATKPAPKPAAPKAPAAKAPAAPEPAAPEPAAAPEPAKDTDGAPAKAVEPAPEKPALEAGPTPSPTTAPPAIEPTPARTSTPVPVVREKPVPSTPKKAPTGGPAALPEYPGLTIPQLRAKLRTLKPADLQALLEWERAHEARPPFVTMLTNRITTVSEA; this is translated from the coding sequence ATGAAGCCGCTGCCCCTGCCGGTGCGCCTCGCCGCCGGCATCGTCGCCCTCGCCGTGGAGCAGGCCCGGGACCTGCCGCGGCTCGTCGTCGAGTTCCCCGTCACCGCCGTGAGCCAGGCCCTGCAGGCGTCGATGCGCGTGCAGCAGAAGGTCACCGAGGTCGCCATCAAGGGCGACCGCGCGCTGGGCGCCCTGCGCCCGGTCGAGGAGAAGCCGAGCTGGGCGACGTTCGACGAGGACGAGCCGCGCACCAACGGCTCCGTCACCGAGCTCCGCCGCGGCGGACGACCGGCCGCCGCGCCGCGCACCCGCCCGCCCGGCGTCCGCGTGACGGAGCCGCCCGCGGGCCCGCCGACCCGGCCCGCCGGCACGCGCGTGACCGAGCCCCCGGCGCCCGGGACGGTCCCGCCCGCCGCGACGTCCCCCGCCGCCGAGAAGTCCGCCACCGCGAAGCCCGCCACCGCGGAGCCCGCCACGAAGCCCGCCCCGAAGCCCGCCGCGCCGAAGGCCCCCGCGGCCAAGGCCCCGGCAGCACCGGAGCCGGCCGCGCCGGAGCCCGCCGCGGCGCCGGAGCCCGCGAAGGACACCGACGGCGCCCCGGCGAAGGCCGTCGAGCCCGCACCGGAGAAGCCCGCCCTCGAGGCCGGGCCCACGCCGTCGCCGACCACCGCACCGCCCGCGATCGAGCCCACCCCGGCCCGCACCTCCACCCCCGTGCCGGTCGTGCGCGAGAAGCCCGTGCCCAGCACGCCGAAGAAGGCCCCCACCGGCGGACCGGCCGCGCTGCCCGAGTACCCGGGGCTGACGATCCCGCAGCTGCGGGCGAAGCTGCGCACGCTGAAGCCGGCCGACCTGCAGGCGCTCCTGGAGTGGGAGCGGGCGCACGAGGCGCGGCCGCCGTTCGTCACGATGCTGACCAACCGGATCACCACGGTCTCGGAGGCATGA
- the xseA gene encoding exodeoxyribonuclease VII large subunit yields the protein MSRPTPTPATTPEQPWPVRTVARKIAEWVDRLGAVWVEGQLAQVTARAGTGTAFLVLRDPAADVSLQLTAPIGLVRDGGPAVAEGNRVVVHGRPSFFLGRGTLSLRVTEIRAVGIGELLARIERLRKLLAAEGLFDPARKRRPPFLPRCIGLVTGRASAAEHDVVSNATARWPAARFRIEHVATQGALSVPQIVDAIARLDRDADVDVIVLARGGGSVEDLLPFSDETLCRAVAECRTPVVSAIGHEPDTPLVDHVADVRCSTPTEAGRRLVPDLAEETARIAGLRDRAGRALAGWVDREERLLAALRARPVLADPLRLLDARHTDVERLRESAHACLVRGLDRRGTEVEHLRARLTTLGPAATLARGYAIVQRVVDGKGPPPVLRSVDEVADGDRLRIRVGDGAVLATVAAEAPPKKRTARKRAPAGAGTGSTDG from the coding sequence ATGAGCCGACCGACCCCGACGCCCGCGACCACGCCGGAGCAGCCCTGGCCGGTCCGGACGGTCGCGCGCAAGATCGCCGAGTGGGTCGACCGCCTCGGGGCGGTGTGGGTCGAGGGGCAGCTCGCGCAGGTCACCGCGCGGGCGGGCACCGGCACGGCGTTCCTCGTGCTGCGCGACCCCGCCGCCGACGTGTCGCTGCAGCTCACGGCGCCGATCGGGCTCGTGCGCGACGGCGGGCCCGCCGTGGCCGAGGGCAACCGCGTCGTCGTGCACGGCAGGCCGTCGTTCTTCCTGGGCCGCGGCACGCTGAGCCTGCGGGTCACCGAGATCCGCGCCGTCGGCATCGGCGAGCTCCTGGCGCGGATCGAGCGGCTGCGCAAGCTGCTCGCCGCCGAGGGGCTGTTCGACCCCGCCCGCAAGCGCCGCCCGCCGTTCCTGCCGCGCTGCATCGGCCTGGTCACCGGGCGCGCGTCGGCGGCCGAGCACGACGTCGTCTCGAACGCGACGGCCCGCTGGCCCGCGGCGCGCTTCCGCATCGAGCACGTCGCGACGCAGGGCGCGCTGTCGGTGCCGCAGATCGTCGACGCGATCGCCCGGCTGGACCGCGACGCCGACGTCGACGTCATCGTGCTCGCCCGCGGCGGCGGCAGCGTCGAGGACCTCCTGCCCTTCTCCGACGAGACGCTGTGCCGCGCCGTCGCCGAGTGCCGCACGCCCGTCGTCTCGGCGATCGGGCACGAGCCGGACACCCCGCTCGTCGACCACGTCGCCGACGTCCGCTGCTCCACACCCACCGAGGCGGGCCGGCGCCTGGTTCCCGACCTCGCCGAGGAGACCGCCCGCATCGCCGGGCTGCGCGACCGCGCCGGACGCGCGCTGGCCGGCTGGGTCGACCGCGAGGAGCGCCTGCTCGCGGCACTGCGCGCGCGCCCGGTGCTGGCCGACCCGCTGCGCCTGCTCGACGCGCGGCACACCGACGTGGAGCGGTTGCGGGAGTCGGCGCACGCGTGCCTGGTGCGCGGCCTCGACCGGCGCGGCACGGAGGTCGAGCACCTGCGCGCCCGGCTGACGACGCTGGGGCCGGCGGCCACGCTCGCGCGCGGGTACGCGATCGTGCAGCGCGTCGTCGACGGGAAGGGGCCGCCGCCAGTGCTGCGCTCGGTCGACGAGGTGGCCGACGGGGACCGGCTGCGCATCCGCGTCGGCGACGGGGCGGTGCTCGCCACGGTGGCCGCCGAGGCCCCGCCGAAGAAGAGGACAGCACGCAAGCGCGCCCCGGCCGGGGCCGGGACGGGGAGCACCGATGGCTGA
- a CDS encoding exodeoxyribonuclease VII small subunit — protein MAEPVESLGYEQARDELVEVVRALEAGGLSLDESVALWERGEALAARCEEQLAGARERVQTALDARAD, from the coding sequence ATGGCTGAGCCGGTGGAGTCGCTGGGCTACGAGCAGGCGCGCGACGAGCTCGTGGAGGTGGTGCGCGCGCTGGAGGCGGGCGGGCTGTCGCTCGACGAGTCGGTCGCGCTGTGGGAGCGCGGCGAGGCGCTGGCCGCGCGCTGCGAGGAGCAGCTCGCCGGTGCCCGTGAGCGCGTGCAGACCGCGCTCGACGCCCGCGCCGACTGA
- a CDS encoding DUF4245 family protein — protein sequence MTDPAPRKPPRSAMTVRDMVVAIGVLVLVVLVVGGVTRGCAFSPGGPSVDPSALPVVDAPAELRALAADVPFALRVPAVPPGWRSNAVDQDRVDPADPASGRVVRTGYLTPEGRYLRLVQSDGTEEALLVSEAGAGGAPARGTTDVGGLAFVVYGAQGDEPIWIGELDGVRLLITGSGSEQDFQALAGGVLTGEALPA from the coding sequence GTGACCGATCCCGCTCCCCGCAAGCCGCCGCGCTCCGCGATGACGGTGCGCGACATGGTCGTCGCGATCGGCGTGCTGGTGCTCGTCGTCCTCGTGGTCGGCGGGGTCACCCGCGGCTGCGCGTTCAGCCCGGGCGGGCCGTCGGTCGACCCGTCCGCACTGCCCGTCGTCGACGCGCCGGCGGAGCTGCGCGCGCTGGCCGCCGACGTGCCGTTCGCGCTGCGCGTGCCCGCCGTGCCCCCGGGCTGGCGCTCCAACGCCGTCGACCAGGACCGCGTCGACCCGGCCGACCCGGCGTCGGGCCGCGTCGTGCGCACCGGGTACCTGACGCCCGAGGGCCGCTACCTCCGGCTCGTGCAGAGCGACGGCACCGAGGAGGCGCTGCTCGTGTCCGAGGCGGGGGCGGGCGGCGCACCCGCGCGGGGCACCACCGACGTCGGCGGGCTCGCGTTCGTCGTCTACGGGGCCCAGGGCGACGAGCCGATCTGGATCGGCGAGCTCGACGGCGTGCGCCTGCTGATCACCGGCAGCGGCTCCGAGCAGGACTTCCAGGCCCTCGCGGGCGGCGTGCTCACCGGCGAGGCCCTGCCGGCCTAG
- the glpX gene encoding class II fructose-bisphosphatase, which translates to MTTAANATPRRREAPDRNLAMELVRVTEAAAMAAGRWVGRGDKNGGDGAAVDAMRQLIGSVSMRGVVVIGEGEKDEAPMLFNGEEVGNGEGAWCDVAVDPIDGTTLMAKGMPNSVAVLAVAERGAMFDPSAVFYMEKLAVGPEAADVIDLTAPVAENIRRVAAAKHLHVTDVTVCVLDRPRHEQLIADIRRTGARIHFLSDGDVAGAISAARPNTGVDMLYGIGGTPEGIITAAAMKCMGGAMQGRLWPKDDEERARAIAAGHDLDRVLTADELVRGDNVFFCATGITDGDLLRGVHYRGGGCTTQSIVMRSKSGTVRMIDGYHRLTKLREYSSVDFDLSDEQISEHDAAPPLP; encoded by the coding sequence ATGACCACCGCCGCGAACGCCACGCCGAGGCGCCGGGAGGCGCCCGACCGCAACCTCGCGATGGAGCTCGTCCGCGTCACCGAGGCGGCGGCGATGGCGGCGGGCCGGTGGGTCGGGCGCGGCGACAAGAACGGCGGCGACGGCGCGGCGGTCGACGCGATGCGCCAGCTCATCGGCAGCGTCTCGATGCGCGGCGTGGTGGTGATCGGCGAGGGCGAGAAGGACGAGGCGCCCATGCTGTTCAACGGCGAGGAGGTCGGCAACGGCGAGGGCGCGTGGTGCGACGTCGCCGTCGACCCGATCGACGGCACCACGCTGATGGCCAAGGGCATGCCCAACTCGGTGGCGGTGCTCGCGGTGGCCGAGCGGGGCGCGATGTTCGACCCGTCGGCCGTGTTCTACATGGAGAAGCTGGCCGTCGGGCCGGAGGCCGCCGACGTCATCGACCTCACCGCCCCCGTCGCCGAGAACATCCGGCGGGTCGCCGCGGCCAAGCACCTGCACGTCACCGACGTCACGGTCTGCGTGCTCGACCGCCCGCGCCACGAGCAGCTCATCGCCGACATCCGCCGCACCGGTGCGCGCATCCACTTCCTCTCCGACGGCGACGTCGCCGGGGCCATCTCCGCGGCCCGCCCGAACACCGGCGTCGACATGCTCTACGGGATCGGCGGCACGCCCGAGGGCATCATCACCGCGGCCGCGATGAAGTGCATGGGCGGCGCGATGCAGGGCCGGCTGTGGCCCAAGGACGACGAGGAGCGCGCGCGGGCGATCGCGGCGGGCCACGACCTCGACCGCGTCCTCACCGCCGACGAGCTCGTGCGCGGCGACAACGTGTTCTTCTGCGCCACCGGCATCACCGACGGCGACCTGCTGCGCGGGGTGCACTACCGCGGCGGCGGCTGCACGACGCAGTCGATCGTCATGCGCTCCAAGTCGGGCACCGTCCGCATGATCGACGGCTACCACCGGCTCACGAAGCTGCGCGAGTACTCCTCGGTCGACTTCGACCTCTCCGACGAGCAGATCTCCGAGCACGACGCCGCGCCGCCGCTGCCCTGA
- a CDS encoding L,D-transpeptidase produces the protein MRVRRVLSLLVVVALTGLLSGAGGGAVATAEAAAVAAVRLLPLRLQEAAIAPAAPALAPAVRAPVVVPVPVAPVVQVPAPVVEAPAPVVARAVAGTPCVSTARACIELSSDRAWLIRDGEVSYGPVPITSGRPGFRTPPGSFAVTFHSRDHISSIYDAPMPYSVFFNGGIAFHQGSLSQQSHGCIHLSRTAAREFFDSLVRGDVVQVVR, from the coding sequence ATGCGGGTCCGTCGGGTGTTGTCGCTGCTGGTCGTCGTCGCGCTGACGGGGCTGCTGAGCGGGGCCGGGGGCGGCGCCGTGGCGACCGCCGAGGCCGCCGCCGTCGCCGCGGTCCGGCTGCTGCCCCTGCGGCTGCAGGAGGCGGCGATCGCGCCGGCGGCGCCCGCGCTGGCCCCGGCCGTCCGGGCCCCGGTCGTCGTCCCCGTCCCCGTCGCGCCGGTCGTGCAGGTCCCCGCTCCCGTCGTGGAGGCACCGGCCCCGGTCGTGGCCCGCGCCGTCGCCGGCACGCCCTGCGTCAGCACCGCGCGGGCCTGCATCGAGCTGTCGAGCGACCGGGCGTGGCTGATCCGGGACGGGGAGGTGTCCTACGGCCCGGTGCCGATCACGTCCGGGCGTCCGGGCTTCCGCACGCCGCCGGGCTCGTTCGCGGTCACGTTCCACAGCCGCGACCACATCAGCTCGATCTACGACGCCCCGATGCCGTACTCGGTGTTCTTCAACGGCGGCATCGCGTTCCACCAGGGCAGCCTCAGCCAGCAGTCACACGGCTGCATCCACCTCTCCCGCACCGCCGCCCGGGAGTTCTTCGACTCGCTCGTCCGGGGCGACGTCGTCCAGGTCGTCCGGTAG
- a CDS encoding class II fumarate hydratase, producing MVDDDAFRIEHDTMGEVRVPADALWRAQTQRAVENFPISGRGLERAQIRALGLVKAAAARVNGEIGVLAPELAKAIAAAADEVAAGQHDAHFPVDVFQTGSGTSSNMNANEVIASLAARAGVELHPNDHVNASQSSNDVFPTTIHLAATEALATDAAPALDHLAAALQRRAAEWVDVVTAGRTHLMDAVPITLGQEAGGWATQAAYGAARVRDALPRLGQLPIGGTAVGTGLNAPAGFGAGVVEQLRAATGLEDLSEAPDHIEAQGARDGLVEASGALRTAAVSLFKIANDIRWLGSGPRTGLAELHLPDLQPGSSIMPGKVNPVICEAAMMVAAQVIGNDATVAFSGTQGNLQLNVMMPVMARNVLESARLLANAARLLADKVVDGMAADVERTRELAESSPAIVTPLNKYLGYEEAASIAKQSLKEKRTIREVVLERGHVESGKLTAAQLDQALDVLAMARGGR from the coding sequence ATGGTCGACGACGACGCGTTCCGTATCGAGCACGACACCATGGGCGAGGTCCGGGTTCCCGCCGACGCGCTGTGGCGCGCGCAGACCCAGCGGGCCGTGGAGAACTTCCCGATCTCCGGGCGCGGGCTGGAGCGGGCGCAGATCCGTGCGCTCGGGCTGGTCAAGGCCGCGGCCGCGCGCGTCAACGGGGAGATCGGCGTGCTGGCGCCGGAGCTGGCGAAGGCCATCGCGGCCGCCGCCGACGAGGTGGCCGCGGGCCAGCACGACGCGCACTTCCCCGTCGACGTGTTCCAGACCGGCTCGGGCACGAGCTCGAACATGAACGCCAACGAGGTGATCGCCTCGCTGGCCGCCCGCGCCGGCGTCGAGCTGCACCCGAACGACCACGTCAACGCGTCGCAGTCGTCCAACGACGTCTTCCCGACGACGATCCACCTGGCCGCCACCGAGGCGCTGGCCACCGACGCCGCGCCGGCGCTCGACCACCTCGCCGCCGCGCTCCAGCGCCGCGCCGCCGAGTGGGTCGACGTCGTGACCGCGGGGCGCACCCACCTCATGGACGCCGTGCCGATCACGCTCGGGCAGGAGGCCGGGGGCTGGGCGACGCAGGCCGCGTACGGCGCCGCCCGCGTCCGCGACGCGCTGCCCCGCCTGGGCCAGCTGCCGATCGGCGGCACCGCCGTCGGCACCGGCCTGAACGCGCCCGCGGGCTTCGGCGCCGGCGTCGTGGAGCAGCTGCGCGCGGCCACCGGGCTCGAGGACCTGTCCGAGGCGCCCGACCACATCGAGGCCCAGGGCGCGCGCGACGGGCTCGTCGAGGCATCCGGGGCGCTGCGGACGGCCGCCGTCAGCCTGTTCAAGATCGCCAACGACATCCGCTGGCTCGGCTCGGGCCCGCGCACCGGCCTCGCCGAGCTGCACCTGCCCGACCTGCAGCCCGGCAGCTCGATCATGCCCGGCAAGGTCAACCCGGTGATCTGCGAGGCCGCGATGATGGTGGCCGCGCAGGTGATCGGCAACGACGCGACCGTCGCGTTCTCCGGCACGCAGGGCAACCTGCAGCTCAACGTGATGATGCCGGTGATGGCCCGCAACGTCCTGGAGTCGGCGCGGCTGCTGGCGAACGCGGCGCGGCTGCTCGCGGACAAGGTCGTCGACGGCATGGCGGCCGACGTCGAGCGCACCCGGGAGCTGGCCGAGTCGAGCCCGGCGATCGTCACGCCGCTCAACAAGTACCTCGGCTACGAGGAGGCGGCGTCGATCGCGAAGCAGTCGCTCAAGGAGAAGCGCACGATCCGCGAGGTGGTGCTGGAGCGCGGGCACGTCGAGTCCGGGAAGCTCACCGCCGCCCAGCTCGACCAGGCGCTCGACGTCCTGGCGATGGCGCGCGGGGGGCGCTGA
- a CDS encoding ABC transporter substrate-binding protein gives MTVLRRLLAVAAVGATLTVTGCVSSGGGGGAAPAADGTDWATATSAEAGGGFDALVEAAKAEGTLNVIALPPDWANYGEMISTFEETYGITVESANPEGSSQDEINAVQQLGTQERAPDVLDLGQSFANSNVDLFAPYQVQTWDSIPAENKDANGAWVNDYGGFISIGCNASLVANCPQTFADLAKPEYAGQVALNGDPTSSASAFAGVWAAALAGGGSLDDITPGVTFFGQLADSGNLLLVDPTPATIESGQTPIVLDWDYLNLTQAEKVAPSFEWRVAVPSDGLFAQYYAQAINKNAPHPAAARLWQEFLYSDVGQNLWLAGKARPARLTDMQTAGTADPALVSVLPPVAGEPQFPTQEQTDAANAVVAQNWATATS, from the coding sequence ATGACGGTGTTACGGCGTCTGCTGGCGGTGGCTGCCGTCGGCGCCACCCTGACGGTGACGGGGTGCGTGAGCTCCGGCGGGGGCGGCGGCGCGGCGCCGGCCGCCGACGGCACCGACTGGGCCACCGCCACCTCGGCGGAGGCCGGCGGCGGCTTCGACGCGCTCGTGGAGGCCGCGAAGGCCGAGGGCACGCTCAACGTCATCGCGCTGCCCCCGGACTGGGCCAACTACGGCGAGATGATCTCGACGTTCGAGGAGACCTACGGGATCACCGTGGAGTCGGCCAACCCCGAGGGCTCCAGCCAGGACGAGATCAACGCCGTCCAGCAGCTGGGCACGCAGGAGCGCGCCCCCGACGTGCTCGACCTCGGGCAGTCCTTCGCCAACTCCAACGTCGACCTGTTCGCGCCCTACCAGGTGCAGACCTGGGACTCGATCCCCGCGGAGAACAAGGACGCCAACGGGGCCTGGGTCAACGACTACGGCGGCTTCATCTCCATCGGCTGCAACGCGAGCCTCGTCGCGAACTGCCCGCAGACCTTCGCCGACCTCGCGAAGCCCGAGTACGCGGGGCAGGTCGCGCTCAACGGCGACCCGACGTCGTCCGCGTCGGCCTTCGCCGGCGTCTGGGCGGCCGCGCTGGCGGGCGGCGGCTCGCTCGACGACATCACCCCGGGCGTGACGTTCTTCGGGCAGCTCGCCGACAGCGGCAACCTGCTCCTCGTCGACCCGACGCCGGCCACCATCGAGAGCGGCCAGACCCCGATCGTCCTCGACTGGGACTACCTGAACCTCACCCAGGCCGAGAAGGTGGCGCCGTCGTTCGAGTGGCGCGTCGCGGTGCCGTCGGACGGGCTGTTCGCGCAGTACTACGCGCAGGCGATCAACAAGAACGCGCCGCACCCGGCGGCCGCGCGGCTGTGGCAGGAGTTCCTGTACTCCGACGTGGGCCAGAACCTCTGGCTGGCCGGCAAGGCCCGCCCGGCGCGCCTGACCGACATGCAGACCGCGGGCACGGCCGACCCGGCGCTGGTGTCAGTGCTGCCGCCGGTCGCCGGCGAGCCGCAGTTCCCGACGCAGGAGCAGACCGACGCGGCCAACGCCGTCGTCGCCCAGAACTGGGCCACGGCGACCTCCTGA
- a CDS encoding ABC transporter permease, with amino-acid sequence MTLLEAPTAPPEKVRSERSWRAALGLLPFVAYLLVFLGGPLYFVISGALSDADGRPTLDNVIASVTQPQYRAAFTSSIVLSAGTAVIGAVAGAFLAQAVLTSRPTSPLRRIVSTASGVLAYFGGVPLAFAFIAALGQTGLATQFLKSAGVDLYASGFRIDSLTGLALTYVYFQIPLMVILITPALEGLVPQWREAAENLGASAWTYWRRIALPVLAPALGGATLVLFGNAFAAYATALALTSGSIPLLPTAIASALSGNVLAGAQNVGLALGLDMVLVIAVVMVGYVLLQRRASRWQAR; translated from the coding sequence ATGACGCTCCTGGAAGCTCCGACCGCACCACCCGAGAAGGTGCGGTCGGAGCGCTCCTGGCGGGCGGCGCTGGGCCTGCTGCCGTTCGTCGCCTACCTGCTCGTGTTCCTCGGCGGGCCGCTGTACTTCGTGATCAGCGGGGCGCTGTCGGACGCCGACGGGCGCCCGACGCTCGACAACGTCATCGCCTCGGTCACGCAGCCGCAGTACCGGGCGGCGTTCACCTCGAGCATCGTGCTGTCCGCGGGCACGGCCGTGATCGGCGCGGTCGCCGGCGCCTTCCTCGCGCAGGCCGTGCTGACCAGCCGCCCGACGAGTCCGCTGCGCCGGATCGTGTCGACGGCGTCGGGCGTGCTCGCCTACTTCGGCGGCGTGCCGCTGGCGTTCGCGTTCATCGCCGCGCTCGGCCAGACCGGGCTCGCGACGCAGTTCCTGAAGTCGGCGGGCGTCGACCTCTACGCGTCCGGCTTCCGCATCGACTCCCTCACGGGCCTCGCGCTCACCTACGTCTACTTCCAGATCCCGCTCATGGTCATCCTCATCACCCCCGCGCTGGAGGGCCTGGTGCCGCAGTGGCGCGAGGCCGCGGAGAACCTCGGGGCGTCGGCGTGGACGTACTGGCGGCGGATCGCGCTGCCCGTGCTCGCCCCGGCGCTCGGCGGCGCCACGCTGGTGCTGTTCGGCAACGCGTTCGCCGCGTACGCCACCGCGCTCGCCCTGACCAGCGGCTCGATCCCGCTGCTGCCCACGGCGATCGCGTCGGCGCTGTCGGGCAACGTGCTCGCGGGCGCGCAGAACGTCGGCCTCGCGCTCGGCCTCGACATGGTGCTCGTGATCGCCGTCGTCATGGTCGGGTACGTGCTGCTGCAGCGCCGGGCGTCGAGGTGGCAGGCGCGGTGA
- a CDS encoding ABC transporter permease, translating into MRGRRWRVVVLGLALVYFLVPLLSAAEFSLRTPGGGYGVANYLTIFGDEVLLSSLLVSLQIAVVTAVLVLLLVVPTAVWVRLRFPAAAALLESATILPIVVPPVVMAAGIAFVQANLGGPVFRTLFASSFTALTPFYVVLALPFAYRAVDNGLAAVPLRTLVEAARNLGASLPTALWRVVLPAIRSAVLGAAFLTLALVLGEIVIARILLYGDTFPVAIVEVGRSQAGVAVALTLASLVLTWLLLLAVSFAGSSRRSTP; encoded by the coding sequence GTGAGGGGCCGTCGCTGGCGGGTCGTCGTCCTCGGCCTCGCGCTCGTCTACTTCCTGGTGCCGCTGCTGTCGGCCGCGGAGTTCAGCCTGCGCACCCCCGGTGGCGGGTACGGCGTCGCCAACTACCTGACGATCTTCGGCGACGAGGTGCTGCTGTCGTCGCTGCTGGTGTCGCTGCAGATCGCCGTCGTCACCGCGGTGCTGGTGCTGCTGCTCGTCGTCCCCACCGCGGTGTGGGTGCGGCTGCGCTTCCCGGCCGCCGCGGCGCTGCTGGAGAGCGCGACGATCCTGCCGATCGTCGTGCCGCCGGTCGTGATGGCGGCGGGGATCGCGTTCGTCCAGGCCAACCTCGGCGGCCCGGTGTTCCGCACGCTGTTCGCGTCCTCGTTCACCGCGCTCACCCCGTTCTACGTGGTGCTCGCGCTGCCCTTCGCCTACCGCGCCGTCGACAACGGGCTGGCCGCCGTCCCGCTGCGCACGCTCGTGGAGGCCGCCCGCAACCTCGGCGCCTCCCTGCCCACCGCGCTGTGGCGGGTGGTCCTGCCGGCCATCCGCAGCGCCGTGCTCGGGGCGGCGTTCCTCACGCTCGCGCTCGTGCTCGGCGAGATCGTCATCGCCCGGATCCTGCTGTACGGCGACACGTTCCCGGTCGCGATCGTCGAGGTCGGGCGCAGCCAAGCCGGCGTGGCCGTCGCGCTGACGCTGGCCAGCCTCGTCCTGACCTGGCTGCTGCTGCTCGCGGTCTCGTTCGCCGGATCGTCTCGGAGGAGCACCCCATGA